ACCGGTATGCCCGTCCTTGACGATATCCACTATCCCGCCGACATTGCTGGCAATCACCGGCTTGCGGTAGCTCAGCGCCTCGATCAGCACCACGCCCAGGCCCTCGGTATCGCCCCGGGAATCGATAACGGCCGGCAGGACGAAACAGTCGCAGTCGCGGTAGCACGCGGCCAGGCGCTCATCGTCCACCCGGCCCAGCATGTGGACCCGCCCGCGAAGATCGAGCGCATCCACCAGCGCGTTCAGATTGCTCTCCTCGGGTCCGCCGCCGACGATATCGAGTTCGACCGGAAAGGGGAGATCAAGCTTTTTCATCGCTTTCACCAGGTATTCCACCCCCTTGCGCTCCACCAGCCGACCGACAAACAGCACCCGTCGCGTGCGCTCCGGGCTGTCGTCCAACGGCTCGAACTGTTGCGGGGGCGGCACCGGCGAGCCGTAGGGCACGATTTCCACGTCCGTTTCCGGCGAGATATCCTTGAGCAGATTGCGCGTATACGTGCTGATCGCCACCACCAGGTCGCTGATCCCGGCTGTCCAGCGCAGGAACGGGATGAAAACGCGCATCCGGTTGATCACCCACATCAGCTCCACGCCGTAAAACTGGTTGATCAGCGGCGCCCCGGCCCAGCGTGAGGCGAACCA
This window of the Candidatus Glassbacteria bacterium genome carries:
- a CDS encoding glycosyltransferase family 4 protein gives rise to the protein MKVLYIVTSYKRSPDDIINPWMVETISRLRGRGVDVTVYTSAWHGQNDHEVDGTTVRRFRYLPSPLEMFSHDKTIPDQIKANKLLLLLVPFYILGGIIGLRRVLRLDKYDLVHVHWPFPLSIFGWFASRWAGAPLINQFYGVELMWVINRMRVFIPFLRWTAGISDLVVAISTYTRNLLKDISPETDVEIVPYGSPVPPPQQFEPLDDSPERTRRVLFVGRLVERKGVEYLVKAMKKLDLPFPVELDIVGGGPEESNLNALVDALDLRGRVHMLGRVDDERLAACYRDCDCFVLPAVIDSRGDTEGLGVVLIEALSYRKPVIASNVGGIVDIVKDGHTGLAVPEKDPAALAEAIARLMTDRELAGNLGNQGYDYVKKMFDWDRLTGQWLELYGRLTGPREENEPAAGAQ